A single genomic interval of Camelina sativa cultivar DH55 chromosome 11, Cs, whole genome shotgun sequence harbors:
- the LOC104721721 gene encoding endonuclease V isoform X1, translating into MDGGEASNESSSRNQLENRTEEQDELKKKLIEYDDFTWKLSSSMEPPQGSEMLKYVGGVDMSFSKEDSSVACACLVVLELPSLRVVHHEFSLLRLHVPYVPGFLAFREAPVLLQILQKMRDDKHPFYPQVLMVDGNGILHPRGFGLACHLGVLAQLPTIGVGKNLHHVDGLNQSEVRRSLQLKENEHEQVITLVGNSGFTWGVGFRPTLSSIKPIYISVGHRISLESAVEIVKMTCKYRVPEPIRQADIKSRAYLQKHQTEPSKRIWTATTGQTEP; encoded by the exons ATGGATGGAGGAGAAGCTTCGAACGAGTCTTCGTCTCGAAATCAGCTTGAGAATCGGACAGA AGAGCAGgatgagctgaagaagaagctgatcgAGTACGATGACTTTACATGGAAGTTATCTTCATCAATGGAACCGCCTCAGGGATCGGAGATGCTTAAGTACGTTGGAGGTGTAGACATGAGCTTTTCCAAGGAAGATTCATCCGTCGCCTGCGCTTGTCTCGTCGTTCTCGAGCTACCTTCTCTGCGTGTAGTCCACCATGAGTTCTCTCTACTCCGTCTTCATGTTCCTTATGTCCCTGGATTTCTTGCCTTTCGTGAG GCTCCGGTTCTCTTGCAGATTCTGCAAAAGATGAGGGATGATAAGCATCCTTTCTATCctcag GTACTGATGGTGGATGGAAATGGAATACTTCATCCACGAG GATTTGGCTTGGCGTGTCATTTAGGTGTTCTTGCTCAACTCCCTACCATTGGGGTCGGAAAGAAC CTGCATCATGTGGATGGTCTGAATCAATCTGAGGTGAGACGGTCGCTTCAGCTCAAAGAAAACGAGCATGAGCAAGTTATCACTTTGGTAGGGAACTCTGGATTTACGTGGGGAGTG GGATTTCGTCCAACTCTGAGTTCTATAAAGCCCATATACATTTCGGTTGGCCATCGCATATCACTTGAATCTGCTGTTGAAATTGTCAAGATGACCTGCAAGTACCGTGTTCCCGAACCTATTAGACAG GCAGATATAAAATCAAGAGCATATCTCCAGAAGCATCAAACTGAGCCTTCTAAAAGAATCTGGACTGCGACGACGGGTCAG ACTGAACCTTAA
- the LOC104721721 gene encoding endonuclease V isoform X2 translates to MDGGEASNESSSRNQLENRTEEQDELKKKLIEYDDFTWKLSSSMEPPQGSEMLKYVGGVDMSFSKEDSSVACACLVVLELPSLRVVHHEFSLLRLHVPYVPGFLAFREAPVLLQILQKMRDDKHPFYPQVLMVDGNGILHPRGFGLACHLGVLAQLPTIGVGKNLHHVDGLNQSEVRRSLQLKENEHEQVITLGFRPTLSSIKPIYISVGHRISLESAVEIVKMTCKYRVPEPIRQADIKSRAYLQKHQTEPSKRIWTATTGQTEP, encoded by the exons ATGGATGGAGGAGAAGCTTCGAACGAGTCTTCGTCTCGAAATCAGCTTGAGAATCGGACAGA AGAGCAGgatgagctgaagaagaagctgatcgAGTACGATGACTTTACATGGAAGTTATCTTCATCAATGGAACCGCCTCAGGGATCGGAGATGCTTAAGTACGTTGGAGGTGTAGACATGAGCTTTTCCAAGGAAGATTCATCCGTCGCCTGCGCTTGTCTCGTCGTTCTCGAGCTACCTTCTCTGCGTGTAGTCCACCATGAGTTCTCTCTACTCCGTCTTCATGTTCCTTATGTCCCTGGATTTCTTGCCTTTCGTGAG GCTCCGGTTCTCTTGCAGATTCTGCAAAAGATGAGGGATGATAAGCATCCTTTCTATCctcag GTACTGATGGTGGATGGAAATGGAATACTTCATCCACGAG GATTTGGCTTGGCGTGTCATTTAGGTGTTCTTGCTCAACTCCCTACCATTGGGGTCGGAAAGAAC CTGCATCATGTGGATGGTCTGAATCAATCTGAGGTGAGACGGTCGCTTCAGCTCAAAGAAAACGAGCATGAGCAAGTTATCACTTTG GGATTTCGTCCAACTCTGAGTTCTATAAAGCCCATATACATTTCGGTTGGCCATCGCATATCACTTGAATCTGCTGTTGAAATTGTCAAGATGACCTGCAAGTACCGTGTTCCCGAACCTATTAGACAG GCAGATATAAAATCAAGAGCATATCTCCAGAAGCATCAAACTGAGCCTTCTAAAAGAATCTGGACTGCGACGACGGGTCAG ACTGAACCTTAA
- the LOC104721721 gene encoding endonuclease V isoform X3 encodes MEPPQGSEMLKYVGGVDMSFSKEDSSVACACLVVLELPSLRVVHHEFSLLRLHVPYVPGFLAFREAPVLLQILQKMRDDKHPFYPQVLMVDGNGILHPRGFGLACHLGVLAQLPTIGVGKNLHHVDGLNQSEVRRSLQLKENEHEQVITLVGNSGFTWGVGFRPTLSSIKPIYISVGHRISLESAVEIVKMTCKYRVPEPIRQADIKSRAYLQKHQTEPSKRIWTATTGQTEP; translated from the exons ATGGAACCGCCTCAGGGATCGGAGATGCTTAAGTACGTTGGAGGTGTAGACATGAGCTTTTCCAAGGAAGATTCATCCGTCGCCTGCGCTTGTCTCGTCGTTCTCGAGCTACCTTCTCTGCGTGTAGTCCACCATGAGTTCTCTCTACTCCGTCTTCATGTTCCTTATGTCCCTGGATTTCTTGCCTTTCGTGAG GCTCCGGTTCTCTTGCAGATTCTGCAAAAGATGAGGGATGATAAGCATCCTTTCTATCctcag GTACTGATGGTGGATGGAAATGGAATACTTCATCCACGAG GATTTGGCTTGGCGTGTCATTTAGGTGTTCTTGCTCAACTCCCTACCATTGGGGTCGGAAAGAAC CTGCATCATGTGGATGGTCTGAATCAATCTGAGGTGAGACGGTCGCTTCAGCTCAAAGAAAACGAGCATGAGCAAGTTATCACTTTGGTAGGGAACTCTGGATTTACGTGGGGAGTG GGATTTCGTCCAACTCTGAGTTCTATAAAGCCCATATACATTTCGGTTGGCCATCGCATATCACTTGAATCTGCTGTTGAAATTGTCAAGATGACCTGCAAGTACCGTGTTCCCGAACCTATTAGACAG GCAGATATAAAATCAAGAGCATATCTCCAGAAGCATCAAACTGAGCCTTCTAAAAGAATCTGGACTGCGACGACGGGTCAG ACTGAACCTTAA
- the LOC104721722 gene encoding glucan endo-1,3-beta-glucosidase 5, with the protein MLSKGVFAVFFAITLLYGSLLIEVEGIGVNWGSQARHPLPPATVVRLLRENGIQKVKLFEADSAILKALSRTGIQVMVGIPNDLLAPIAGSVAAAERWVSQNVSAHVSSNGVDIRYVAVGNEPFLKAFNGTFESITLPALQNIQSAIIKAGLATQVKVTVPLNADVYQSASNLPSDGDFRPEIRDLMLNIVKFLSDNQAPFTINIYPFISLYNDPNFPVEFAFFDGTGDPINDNGRIYDNVLDANYDTLVWSLQKNGFGNLTIIVGEVGWPTDGDKNANMLYARRYNQGFMNRQKANKGTPMRPGAMDAYLFSLIDEDAKSIQPGNFERHWGIFYIDGRPKYQLSLGTGNGLIPAKDVHYLAKKWCILAPTANLQDPQLGPSVSYACDHADCTSLGYGSSCGSLNLAQNVSYAFNSYYQVSNQLDSACKFPGLSIITNRDPSVGSCKFKIMIKSDDSSEASTMMPLTRPRAVLLLILICLYIVL; encoded by the exons ATGTTGTCCAAAGGTGTTTTTGCTGTCTTTTTCGCAATTACTCTGTTGTACGGAAGCTTGTTAATTGAAGTTGAAGGGATTGGTGTGAACTGGGGCTCACAGGCGAGGCATCCGCTACCTCCAGCTACGGTTGTGAGACTTCTCCGTGAAAACGGTATCCAAAAGGTGAAACTTTTCGAGGCCGACTCGGCGATTCTCAAGGCTTTGAGTCGGACAGGGATTCAGGTTATGGTCGGAATCCCTAACGACTTGCTTGCTCCTATAGCCGGAAGCGTTGCAGCCGCCGAGAGGTGGGTCTCTCAGAATGTCTCTGCTCATGTCTCCTCCAATGGCGTCGATATCAG GTATGTGGCAGTTGGGAATGAGCCTTTCCTGAAGGCATTCAACGGAACATTTGAGAGCATAACTCTTCCTGCTCTTCAGAATATACAATCAGCTATCATCAAAGCCGGTTTAGCTACTCAGGTCAAAGTCACTGTACCGCTTAACGCGGATGTGTACCAAAGTGCGTCTAATCTCCCTTCTGATGGAGACTTCAGGCCTGAAATCCGCGATCTCATGTTAAACATTGTGAAGTTTCTGAGTGATAACCAAGCACCGTTCACTATCAACATTTACCCTTTCATCAGTCTCTACAACGATCCCAATTTCCCTGTGGAGTTTGCTTTCTTTGATGGAACAGGTGATCCTATAAACGACAATGGAAGAATCTACGACAATGTTCTTGATGCAAACTACGATACACTTGTGTGGTCGTTGCAGAAGAATGGGTTTGGGAACTTGACTATTATTGTTGGGGAAGTTGGGTGGCCAACAGATGGAGATAAGAACGCAAACATGCTCTATGCGAGGAGGTACAATCAAGGGTTTATGAACCGTCAAAAGGCTAATAAAGGAACACCTATGAGACCTGGTGCAATGGATGCTTACTTGTTTAGTCTTATTGATGAAGATGCCAAAAGCATTCAGCCTGGAAACTTTGAAAGACACTGGGGAATTTTTTACATTGATGGACGCCCTAAGTATCAGCTCAGTCTTGGTACCGGTAACGGGCTTATCCCGGCAAAAGATGTGCACTATTTGGCAAAGAAATGGTGTATTCTTGCGCCAACTGCTAATCTACAAGATCCTCAATTGGGACCAAGCGTGAGCTACGCTTGTGATCATGCGGATTGCACTAGTCTTGGATATGGCTCTTCTTGTGGTAGCCTGAATTTAGCACAGAATGTTTCGTATGCGTTCAATAGCTATTACCAGGTAAGTAATCAGCTCGACAGTGCGTGTAAGTTCCCCGGCCTCTCTATAATCACTAACAGGGATCCTTCTGTTGGGAGTTGCAAGTTCAAGATAATGATCAAGTCAGATGATTCTAGTGAAGCAAGTACCATGATGCCTTTGACACGACCAAGGGCAGTGTTGCTACTCATCTTGATATGTCTGTATATTGTTCTGTGA
- the LOC104721723 gene encoding uncharacterized protein LOC104721723 — MAVTMKHMSLIVSAFGVISFVLGVIAENKKPASGTPITGKGVVICKYPSDPTVALGYLSAAFLLACTFAGYKSLFISYKGKSVPNSALFKSTSFFVFFNIALITSGLALSLLLWPTITEHLHLTRNVHRNLETSCPTAKTGLIGGGAFVSLDSCLFWLVALMLADNAREDHFDEVENRNIDGNSSSRDVNLKIDA; from the exons ATGGCGGTTACTATGAAACATATGTCGTTGATCGTCTCTGCGTTTGGCGTTATCTCCTTTGTTTTGGGAGTCATCGCTGAGAACAAAAAG CCTGCATCTGGGACTCCAATAACTGGAAAGGGAGTAGTTATTTGCAAATATCCATCTGATCCGACTGTTGCTTTGGGATACCTCTCTGCTGCCTTTCTCCTTGCCTGCACTTTTGCTGGCTACAAATCCTTGTTCATCTCTTACAAGGGAAAGTCTGTTCCTAACTCTGCCTTATTCAAAAGCACcagcttctttgtcttcttcaacaTTGCCTT GATAACATCTGGACTGGCCTTGTCTTTGTTGCTCTGGCCAACCATTACAGAGCATCTTCACTTGACCCGTAATGTTCACCGGAACTTAGAGACCAGCTGCCCCACGGCTAAGACCGGTCTGATTGGTGGAGGTGCCTTTGTGTCATTGGACTCGTGCCTTTTCTGGTTGGTTGCTCTGATGCTCGCTGATAACGCCCGTGAAGACCATTTTGATGAAGTTGAAAACAGAAACATCGATGGAAACTCTTCCTCCAGGGATGTTAATCTCAAGATTGATGCCTGA
- the LOC104721724 gene encoding protein arginine N-methyltransferase 1.5-like isoform X2, producing MPLGERGGWERSESRYCGVETDFSDDVTYLLNFNISTGGFDYVLAPLMNPSYRPSLVEGNGVDTQVLPVSGSDLVLSPSQWSSHVVGKISSWIDLDSEDEILRMDSETTLKQEIAWATHLSLQACLLPTPKGKSCANYARCVNQILQGLTTLQLWLRVPLVKSDGDSMDDTSEGSNDSWELWNSFRLLCEHDSKLSVALDVLSTLPSETSLGRWMGESVRAAIVSTDSFLTNARGYPCLSKRHQKLIAGFFDHAAQVVISGKPVHNLQKSHDSNTQEKHPLRTYLDYVAYLFQKMEPLPEQERIELGYRDFLQAPLQPLMDNLEAQTYETFERDSVKYIQYQRAVEKALVDRVPDEKASELTTVLMVVGAGRGPLVRASLQAAEETGRKLKVFAVEKNPNAVVTLHNLVKMEGWEDIVTIISCDMRFWNAPEQADILVSELLGSFGDNELSPECLDGAQRFLKPDGISIPSSYTSFIQPVTACKLYNDVKAHKDLAHFETAYVVKLHSVAKLAPSQSVFTFTHPNFSTKANNQRYKKLQFNLPSDSGSALVHGFAGYFDSVLYKDVHLGIEPTTATPNMFSWFPIFFPLRKPLEVHPDTPLEVHFWRCCGSSKVWYEWSVSSPTPSPMHNTNGRSYWVGL from the exons ATGCCGCTCGGAGAGAGAGGAGGATGGGAAAGGAGTGAGTCCAGGTACTGCGGCGTTGAAACTGATTTCTCCGACGATGTTACATATCTCCTCAACTTCAACATTTCCACCGGCGGTTTTGACTATGTCCTCGCTCCTCTG ATGAACCCTTCGTATAGGCCGAGCTTGGTGGAAGGAAATGGTGTAGATACTCAGGTTCTTCCAGTCTCTGGCTCTGACTTAGTCTTGTCTCCCTCTCAATGGAGCAGTCATGTTGTTG GAAAAATTAGTTCGTGGATTGATTTGGATTCTGAAGATGAGATCTTGCGGATGGATTCAGAAACCACATTGAAGCAAGAAATAGCTTGGGCTACACATCTCTCTTTACAG GCATGTCTTCTTCCCACTCCTAAAGGGAAATCGTGTGCCAATTACGCCAGATGTGTGAACCAGATCTTACAAGGGCTGACTACCTTGCAG TTATGGCTGAGGGTTCCACTGGTGAAGTCTGATGGTGATTCAATGGATGATACCTCAGAGGGATCG AATGACTCCTGGGAGCTGTGGAATTCGTTTCGTCTTCTTTGTGAGCATGACAGTAAGCTGTCTGTTGCTCTTGATGTTCT GAGTACGCTACCCTCTGAAACTTCACTAGGACGCTGGATGGGAGAGTCTGTGAGAGCAGCCATAGTCAGCACTGAT TCTTTCCTAACAAATGCTCGGGGTTATCCTTGCTTGTCAAAACGCCACCAAAAGTTAATAGCAGGATTTTTTGATCATGCTGCCCAG GTTGTAATTTCTGGAAAGCCTGTTCATAATCTTCAAAAGTCACATGATTCTAATACGCAGG AGAAACATCCTCTGCGGACATATTTGGACTATGTTGCTTATCTGTTCCAAAAGATGGAACCACTTCCTGAGCAGGAACGCATCGAG CTGGGCTACAGGGATTTTTTGCAGGCACCCCTTCAG CCTCTTATGGACAACCTCGAAGCTCAAACCTATGAGACGTTTGAGAGAGACTCCGTTAAATACATCCAA TATCAAAGAGCAGTTGAGAAGGCCTTGGTGGACAGGGTACCTGATGAAAAAGCATCCGAGTTGACTACT GTCTTGATGGTTGTGGGGGCAGGAAGAGGACCCCTTGTGAGGGCATCGTTACAG GCAGCTGAAGAAACTGGCAGGAAGTTGAAAGTTTTTGCTGTGGAAAAGAATCCTAATGCAGTAGTAACACTCCAT AATTTGGTTAAGATGGAAGGATGGGAAGACATTGTTACGATAATATCCTGTGACATGCGTTTTTGGAATGCTCCTGAGCAAGCTGATATATTG GTTAGCGAACTGCTGGGTTCTTTTGGAGACAATGAACTTTCTCCTGAGTGTCTCGATGGAGCTCAAAGGTTTTTGAAGCCAGACGGGATTTCAATACCATCCTC GTATACAAGTTTCATACAGCCTGTGACAGCTTGCAAGCTTTACAATGAC GTAAAGGCTCATAAAGATCTTGCGCACTTTGAAACTGCTTATGTTGTCAAGCTGCATAGTGTAGCAAAACTTGCTCCTTCCCAATCT GTTTTCACATTTACTCATCCAAACTTTTCAACAAAAGCCAACAACCAACGCTACAAGAAGCTTCAGTTCAATCTACCAAGCGACTCTGGCTCAGCTTTGGTACATG GATTCGCTGGCTATTTTGATTCCGTCCTGTATAAAGATGTCCATCTTGGGATTGAGCCTACAACAGCAACACCAAACATGTTCAGCTG GTTCCCAATCTTTTTCCCATTGAGGAAGCCTTTGGAGGTTCACCCTGATACTCCATTAGAAGTACACTTTTGGAGATGTTGCGGTTCCTCAAAG GTTTGGTATGAATGGTCGGTATCTTCACCTACTCCATCTCCGATGCATAACACCAATGGCCGTTCGTACTGGGTTGGCCTTTAG
- the LOC104721724 gene encoding protein arginine N-methyltransferase 1.5-like isoform X1, protein MPLGERGGWERSESRYCGVETDFSDDVTYLLNFNISTGGFDYVLAPLMNPSYRPSLVEGNGVDTQVLPVSGSDLVLSPSQWSSHVVGKISSWIDLDSEDEILRMDSETTLKQEIAWATHLSLQACLLPTPKGKSCANYARCVNQILQGLTTLQLWLRVPLVKSDGDSMDDTSEGSNDSWELWNSFRLLCEHDSKLSVALDVLSTLPSETSLGRWMGESVRAAIVSTDSFLTNARGYPCLSKRHQKLIAGFFDHAAQVVISGKPVHNLQKSHDSNTQGTEKHPLRTYLDYVAYLFQKMEPLPEQERIELGYRDFLQAPLQPLMDNLEAQTYETFERDSVKYIQYQRAVEKALVDRVPDEKASELTTVLMVVGAGRGPLVRASLQAAEETGRKLKVFAVEKNPNAVVTLHNLVKMEGWEDIVTIISCDMRFWNAPEQADILVSELLGSFGDNELSPECLDGAQRFLKPDGISIPSSYTSFIQPVTACKLYNDVKAHKDLAHFETAYVVKLHSVAKLAPSQSVFTFTHPNFSTKANNQRYKKLQFNLPSDSGSALVHGFAGYFDSVLYKDVHLGIEPTTATPNMFSWFPIFFPLRKPLEVHPDTPLEVHFWRCCGSSKVWYEWSVSSPTPSPMHNTNGRSYWVGL, encoded by the exons ATGCCGCTCGGAGAGAGAGGAGGATGGGAAAGGAGTGAGTCCAGGTACTGCGGCGTTGAAACTGATTTCTCCGACGATGTTACATATCTCCTCAACTTCAACATTTCCACCGGCGGTTTTGACTATGTCCTCGCTCCTCTG ATGAACCCTTCGTATAGGCCGAGCTTGGTGGAAGGAAATGGTGTAGATACTCAGGTTCTTCCAGTCTCTGGCTCTGACTTAGTCTTGTCTCCCTCTCAATGGAGCAGTCATGTTGTTG GAAAAATTAGTTCGTGGATTGATTTGGATTCTGAAGATGAGATCTTGCGGATGGATTCAGAAACCACATTGAAGCAAGAAATAGCTTGGGCTACACATCTCTCTTTACAG GCATGTCTTCTTCCCACTCCTAAAGGGAAATCGTGTGCCAATTACGCCAGATGTGTGAACCAGATCTTACAAGGGCTGACTACCTTGCAG TTATGGCTGAGGGTTCCACTGGTGAAGTCTGATGGTGATTCAATGGATGATACCTCAGAGGGATCG AATGACTCCTGGGAGCTGTGGAATTCGTTTCGTCTTCTTTGTGAGCATGACAGTAAGCTGTCTGTTGCTCTTGATGTTCT GAGTACGCTACCCTCTGAAACTTCACTAGGACGCTGGATGGGAGAGTCTGTGAGAGCAGCCATAGTCAGCACTGAT TCTTTCCTAACAAATGCTCGGGGTTATCCTTGCTTGTCAAAACGCCACCAAAAGTTAATAGCAGGATTTTTTGATCATGCTGCCCAG GTTGTAATTTCTGGAAAGCCTGTTCATAATCTTCAAAAGTCACATGATTCTAATACGCAGG GTACAGAGAAACATCCTCTGCGGACATATTTGGACTATGTTGCTTATCTGTTCCAAAAGATGGAACCACTTCCTGAGCAGGAACGCATCGAG CTGGGCTACAGGGATTTTTTGCAGGCACCCCTTCAG CCTCTTATGGACAACCTCGAAGCTCAAACCTATGAGACGTTTGAGAGAGACTCCGTTAAATACATCCAA TATCAAAGAGCAGTTGAGAAGGCCTTGGTGGACAGGGTACCTGATGAAAAAGCATCCGAGTTGACTACT GTCTTGATGGTTGTGGGGGCAGGAAGAGGACCCCTTGTGAGGGCATCGTTACAG GCAGCTGAAGAAACTGGCAGGAAGTTGAAAGTTTTTGCTGTGGAAAAGAATCCTAATGCAGTAGTAACACTCCAT AATTTGGTTAAGATGGAAGGATGGGAAGACATTGTTACGATAATATCCTGTGACATGCGTTTTTGGAATGCTCCTGAGCAAGCTGATATATTG GTTAGCGAACTGCTGGGTTCTTTTGGAGACAATGAACTTTCTCCTGAGTGTCTCGATGGAGCTCAAAGGTTTTTGAAGCCAGACGGGATTTCAATACCATCCTC GTATACAAGTTTCATACAGCCTGTGACAGCTTGCAAGCTTTACAATGAC GTAAAGGCTCATAAAGATCTTGCGCACTTTGAAACTGCTTATGTTGTCAAGCTGCATAGTGTAGCAAAACTTGCTCCTTCCCAATCT GTTTTCACATTTACTCATCCAAACTTTTCAACAAAAGCCAACAACCAACGCTACAAGAAGCTTCAGTTCAATCTACCAAGCGACTCTGGCTCAGCTTTGGTACATG GATTCGCTGGCTATTTTGATTCCGTCCTGTATAAAGATGTCCATCTTGGGATTGAGCCTACAACAGCAACACCAAACATGTTCAGCTG GTTCCCAATCTTTTTCCCATTGAGGAAGCCTTTGGAGGTTCACCCTGATACTCCATTAGAAGTACACTTTTGGAGATGTTGCGGTTCCTCAAAG GTTTGGTATGAATGGTCGGTATCTTCACCTACTCCATCTCCGATGCATAACACCAATGGCCGTTCGTACTGGGTTGGCCTTTAG
- the LOC104721726 gene encoding uncharacterized protein LOC104721726, giving the protein MDINGITNGWRTSATSESHGSFVGLSRSYPNTIHRERIHMGNVHNGKRDLVISNSKKANLSASSKQRINLKINGEKELTFTEFLKHPSGMEAVINAKALQSYHLVEDSDDTYRCTLPKVQLMSYEVYPVLILRVTPTQEDCTVELLSCKLEGSELLESQSERFSANMTNCMTWNMEDPDPFLEVDVRLNVTLEISTRPFTMLPVSAVEAPGNLVMQTLVDTLVPLLLQQLLKDYDEWIQKQQQNSLNATS; this is encoded by the exons ATGGATATTAATGGGATTACCAACGGATGGAGAACTTCTGCGACTTCAGAAAGCCATGGATCTTTCGTGGGTTTGTCTAGATCCTACCCTAACACCATCCACAG GGAGAGGATTCATATGGGGAATGTTCATAATGGCAAAAGAGATTTGGTGATTTCTAACTCAAAGAAAGCGAATCTCTCTGCTTCCTCCAAGCAGAGAATCAATCTAAAGATTAATGGAGAAAAGGAACTTACTTTCACTGAGTTCTTGAAACACCCATCTGGCATGGAGGCTGTAATCAACGCTAAGGCGTTACAGAGTTATCATCTAGTTGAGGATAGTGATGATACTTACAG ATGTACATTGCCAAAAGTTCAGTTAATGAGCTATGAAGTTTATCCAGTACTGATTTTGAGGGTCACTCCCACACAGGAAGATTGTACAGTTGAGCTGCTTTCCTGTAAG TTGGAGGGGTCAGAGTTGTTGGAGAGCCAAAGTGAAAGGTTTTCAG CAAATATGACAAACTGCATGACTTGGAACATGGAAGATCCAGACCCATTTTTGGAGGTTGACGTGAGATTGAATGTCACTCTAGAG ATCTCAACGCGACCGTTCACTATGCTTCCTGTATCAGCTGTTGAGGCTCCTGGGAATCT AGTAATGCAGACTCTGGTAGATACACTCGTTCCCCTTCTGCTTCAGCAGTTACTTAAAGATTACGACGAATGGATTcaaaaacagcaacaaaactcCTTAAACGCAACTTCGTAA